The segment CTTGGCAGACCTTCCACAAGATCTACTTCTGGGCGGCATTGCCGGAGATTCTGGCAGGCATTCGGATAGGCTTCGTCAGAGCGATAAAAGGCGTCATCATCGGGCAATTGTTGGTCTCGATCATTGGCTTCGGACGCTTGTTCGAACTGTATTCGGCCAACTTCCTGATGGAACCCTTCTGGGCGATTCTGCTGGTGCTGTTCTTCTTCGCCTTTCTCATCTCGGAGTTGCTCTCGATGCTGGAACGGCGATTCTCCTACTATGCCGCTAACAGATGATATGGCAGTGAACAGGTGATATGTATGCCGCGAACGGGTATTGCGCGGCCAACCGTAGGCATGGGGTACATCGATGTCGTCTCGGGCATCAGCCCCTCGTCATGCCACTCTGACAAAGTGATTCTGTCAAAGTGGTTCCGACAAAGTGGTTCCGAAAAAGGACGTTACGAGAATGAATGAATACGTGATCAATCCTCATGCTGTCATCAGTGCTGCCGTTGCCGGTGAAGAGAAACGCTTCCCTATCCGCCGTGTCTACTGCATCGGCCGAAACTATGCCGATCATGCCATCGAGATGGGGCACGATCCGGACCGCGAGCCGCCGTTCTTCTTCCAGAAGAATCCCGACAATGTGTGCAATGTCGATACCTTCCCGTACCCGCCGCAGACCTCTGATGTGCATCACGAGATGGAACTGGTGGTGGCACTCAAGCGTGGCGGTTCCGATATCACGCTCGAGAATGCGCTTGAACATGTTTATGGCTACGCGTTGGGGCTGGACATGACACGGCGTGATCTTCAGGGTGAGATGAAGAAGATGGGACGGCCGTGGGAGATCGGCAAGGCGTTCGAGCATTCAGCACCAATGGGTCCGATACACCCGGTGTCTCGCACTGGCCATCTCGACAAGGGGCGTATCGCGCTGACGGTCAATGGTGAGCTGCGCCAGGAAGGCGACCTTGATCAGATGATCTGGAAGGTGCCGGAGATGATTGCCTATCTCTCGCGCTTCTATACTCTGGCGGCGGGGGACCTGATCATGACGGGAACACCGGCGGGCGTGGGCCCGGTCGAGCGGGGAGATGTGATGGTGGGCACGGTTGAAGGCCTGGGAGAACTCGTCGTGACGGTGGT is part of the Cobetia sp. L2A1 genome and harbors:
- a CDS encoding fumarylacetoacetate hydrolase family protein; protein product: MNEYVINPHAVISAAVAGEEKRFPIRRVYCIGRNYADHAIEMGHDPDREPPFFFQKNPDNVCNVDTFPYPPQTSDVHHEMELVVALKRGGSDITLENALEHVYGYALGLDMTRRDLQGEMKKMGRPWEIGKAFEHSAPMGPIHPVSRTGHLDKGRIALTVNGELRQEGDLDQMIWKVPEMIAYLSRFYTLAAGDLIMTGTPAGVGPVERGDVMVGTVEGLGELVVTVV